One segment of Deltaproteobacteria bacterium DNA contains the following:
- a CDS encoding aminotransferase class V-fold PLP-dependent enzyme, which yields MAGPIYMDSHATTPVDPRVLTIMLPYFTERFGNAASKNHAYGWAAEKATDAARSHVATMIGAEATEIVF from the coding sequence ATGGCTGGACCTATTTACATGGACTCCCACGCGACGACACCCGTCGACCCGCGAGTTCTAACCATCATGCTCCCATACTTCACGGAGCGTTTTGGTAATGCCGCCAGCAAAAATCACGCTTATGGATGGGCGGCCGAAAAAGCAACAGATGCAGCACGGTCTCACGTTGCGACCATGATCGGTGCTGAGGCAACGGAGATTGTCTTT
- a CDS encoding acyl-CoA dehydrogenase, with protein MLFELTAEQSGLREIAAAYAKDTLMPDAQKREDGHDIEPETIKGLGDRGLLGVNIRKEYGGSEAGVVGYAVAVREIAAGDPAVAVTMAVTNMVGEVLQAYGTKEQRQAYIPKLTSGEFFGGAFALSEPAAGSDAGALATRAERVGDNWVINGEKLWITTGDRAGVVVVWARTGGAGAKGISCFLVDGGAPGLSSGKPEEKLGLRASHTVSLSLADVTVPHSAMLGQEGEGFKIAMMALDGGRVGISSQSLGMAYGAMNRAREIMLSDKQHGATQGMLFKLANIGTECDAAWLLALRAAWLKESDQPFSREAAMAKVYATEAANKATQQALQIGASHGHMQDSLLSRYFRDVRVTRIYEGTSEVQRIVISRSLLRDAQSGVSA; from the coding sequence ATGTTGTTTGAACTTACAGCCGAGCAATCCGGGCTGCGCGAAATTGCAGCCGCGTATGCAAAAGACACTTTGATGCCCGATGCGCAAAAGCGCGAGGACGGTCACGACATTGAGCCGGAAACCATCAAGGGCCTTGGTGACCGAGGGCTGCTCGGCGTCAATATCCGTAAGGAATACGGTGGTTCCGAAGCAGGTGTCGTTGGCTACGCGGTTGCTGTACGCGAAATCGCAGCTGGAGATCCTGCCGTTGCCGTAACCATGGCCGTAACCAATATGGTTGGCGAAGTGCTTCAAGCATATGGAACAAAAGAGCAGCGCCAAGCTTACATCCCGAAGTTAACAAGCGGTGAGTTTTTCGGGGGAGCGTTTGCGTTAAGCGAACCGGCCGCTGGTTCAGATGCAGGCGCATTGGCGACCCGTGCAGAGCGAGTTGGCGACAACTGGGTTATCAACGGCGAAAAGCTCTGGATTACGACCGGCGATCGAGCCGGAGTGGTTGTGGTATGGGCACGAACCGGGGGAGCTGGAGCCAAAGGAATCTCATGCTTTCTCGTTGACGGCGGGGCACCAGGACTAAGTTCTGGCAAACCTGAAGAGAAACTGGGCCTGCGGGCCTCCCACACGGTCTCCCTAAGTCTCGCAGATGTAACGGTTCCACACAGCGCGATGCTTGGCCAAGAAGGCGAAGGATTCAAAATCGCGATGATGGCTCTCGATGGCGGAAGGGTTGGAATCAGCTCACAGTCGTTGGGTATGGCCTATGGCGCGATGAACCGAGCGCGTGAAATCATGCTATCCGACAAGCAACATGGAGCTACCCAAGGCATGCTTTTTAAGCTGGCTAATATTGGAACGGAATGCGACGCCGCTTGGCTACTGGCACTTCGAGCCGCCTGGCTTAAAGAGTCCGACCAACCCTTTAGCCGCGAAGCCGCCATGGCTAAAGTTTACGCGACCGAAGCAGCAAACAAGGCCACCCAGCAAGCCCTTCAAATAGGCGCTTCCCACGGCCACATGCAGGACTCTTTGCTTAGCCGCTACTTTCGGGATGTTCGGGTAACCCGGATTTACGAAGGTACCAGTGAAGTTCAGCGAATTGTTATCAGCCGTAGCCTCCTTCGCGACGCCCAAAGTGGTGTGTCTGCTTAG
- a CDS encoding acyl-CoA dehydrogenase, with the protein MNLELTEEQTLLRDSVRAFARDQILPHAEEIDKKAEFPHDQFRAMADMGLMGVAIPEEWGGAGMDHVAYALAIEEISAACASCGVITSVNNSLVCDPLLRYGTPAQKEEWLKPIASGQRIGCYALSEPGTGSDAAAQATVAKKDGDEWVINGSKNWITNGAQADLCIVFAMGDKTLGTRGINAYLVPTNTPGFIVAKNEEKLGIKASSTSQISLDNVRLPATALLGEVGQGFKIAMGTLDGGRIGIAAQALGIARQAFDEARAYSLEREAFGGPIANFQAIQFMLADMGTEIDAARLLIWRAAWLKDQKKPYGQASAMAKVFASEMSGRVTDKAIQIHGGFGYSKEYPAERHFRDARITQIYEGTSEIQRIVIARSLLKEVS; encoded by the coding sequence ATGAATTTAGAGCTCACAGAAGAACAAACACTCTTAAGAGATTCAGTCCGAGCCTTTGCGCGTGACCAAATTCTACCTCACGCTGAAGAGATCGATAAAAAAGCTGAGTTCCCGCATGATCAATTCCGTGCGATGGCCGACATGGGCCTGATGGGTGTCGCTATCCCTGAGGAATGGGGCGGCGCGGGCATGGACCACGTGGCCTATGCACTCGCGATTGAAGAAATCTCTGCAGCCTGTGCAAGTTGTGGTGTCATCACCAGCGTCAACAACTCACTTGTTTGCGACCCACTGCTTCGTTACGGCACACCCGCCCAAAAAGAAGAGTGGCTTAAGCCTATCGCCTCCGGTCAGAGAATAGGCTGCTACGCGCTGAGTGAGCCCGGTACGGGTTCGGATGCCGCTGCCCAAGCAACCGTCGCCAAAAAAGACGGCGATGAGTGGGTTATCAATGGTTCCAAGAACTGGATAACAAACGGTGCCCAGGCAGATCTCTGTATCGTATTTGCCATGGGAGATAAGACCCTCGGCACACGCGGCATCAATGCCTACTTGGTACCTACCAATACTCCTGGATTCATCGTCGCGAAGAACGAAGAAAAGCTAGGAATCAAAGCTTCCAGCACGAGCCAAATTTCGCTCGACAACGTACGGCTTCCTGCCACGGCGCTTTTAGGTGAAGTAGGCCAGGGCTTTAAAATTGCAATGGGTACCCTCGACGGTGGCCGGATTGGTATCGCAGCCCAAGCACTGGGAATTGCTCGCCAAGCCTTTGATGAAGCGCGCGCGTATTCACTTGAACGTGAAGCCTTTGGCGGCCCCATCGCAAACTTCCAAGCCATCCAATTCATGCTCGCCGATATGGGCACTGAAATTGATGCGGCTCGTTTGCTTATTTGGCGTGCAGCATGGCTCAAGGACCAAAAGAAACCCTATGGTCAGGCCTCGGCGATGGCGAAGGTTTTTGCCAGCGAGATGAGCGGCCGTGTTACCGATAAAGCTATTCAGATTCATGGTGGCTTCGGTTACTCCAAAGAGTACCCAGCAGAACGCCACTTTCGCGATGCTCGAATCACTCAGATTTATGAAGGCACCAGCGAAATTCAACGTATCGTTATTGCGCGTTCGCTGCTTAAGGAAGTGAGCTAA